Proteins co-encoded in one Microcebus murinus isolate Inina chromosome 5, M.murinus_Inina_mat1.0, whole genome shotgun sequence genomic window:
- the SMLR1 gene encoding LOW QUALITY PROTEIN: small leucine-rich protein 1 (The sequence of the model RefSeq protein was modified relative to this genomic sequence to represent the inferred CDS: substituted 1 base at 1 genomic stop codon) — MSLIFTNVDISNDVNDYFYRVKSQSKVHKKFHREVLSKGRSPRRKEVQAQSKASGSEXLPPSRAMQLAMSSVLSAFLGELPSWFLFFGVFLPVTLLLLLLIAYFRIKLIEVNEELSQSSDRQHNHKDGSSLSQRRKRS; from the exons ATGTCCCTCATTTTCACCAATGTAGATATTTCCAATGACGTTAATGATTATTTCTACAGGGTAAAAAGCCAG AGCAAAGTCCACAAAAAGTTCCACCGAGAGGTGCTGAGCAAAGGCCGGAGCCCCAGAAGAAAAGAAGTGCAGGCTCAGAGCAAAGCTTCCGGGTCGGAGTGACTCCCACCGTCCAGGGCTATGCAGTTGGCCATGAGTTCTGTGCTGTCAGCTTTCCTGGGAGAGCTCCCCAGCTGGTTCCTTTTCTTTGGGGTCTTCCTGCCTGTGACCTTGCTGCTGCTCCTCCTCATTGCCTACTTCAGGATCAAATTGATTGAGG ttaatGAAGAGCTGTCCCAGTCTTCTGATCGACAACACAATCACAAGGATGGCTCTTCCCTGTCCCAGAGAAGGAAACGGTCGTGA